The following are encoded in a window of Centroberyx gerrardi isolate f3 chromosome 1, fCenGer3.hap1.cur.20231027, whole genome shotgun sequence genomic DNA:
- the slc7a9 gene encoding b(0,+)-type amino acid transporter 1 has product MSEYSIHQGDMAEGSMRKRKEPQNGCIDHSVDSQTTEEQPVRATVLQKEVGLVSGISLIVGTMIGSGIFISPKAVLLYTGAVGPCLLVWAACGVLATLGALCYAELGTMITKSGGEYPYLMEAFGSILAYLYSWTTVMVLKPSSFAIITLSFAEYASTPFYPGCTPPVVVTKCLSAAAILLIVIVNCSSVKLANYVQIFFTVAKLLIILVIVGAGIVLLAQGNTETLSNAFEGSSTSVGAIGLAFYNGLWAYDGWNQLNFITEELKDPYRNLPLAILIGIPLVSVCYVLVNVAYFTVMTTTELLMSPAVAVTFGDRVLYPVSWVIPLFVVFSTFGSANGSCFTAGRLTYVAGREGHMVKILSYISLKRCTPSPALIFNGILAIFYIIPADINTLINYFSFAQWLFYGLTALALIVMRFTRKELHRPVKVPIVVAGLMVLVSCYLVLAPIIDKPELEYLYCTIFILSGLILYYPFVHRKFSWTRTFMRPITMHLQLLMEVVPPEKTE; this is encoded by the exons atgagtgaatacagcatccac CAGGGTGACATGGCTGAGGGCAGCatgaggaaaaggaaggagccGCAGAACGGCTGCATCGACCACAGTGTGGACTCTCAGACCACAGAGGAGCAGCCTGTGAGGGCCACTGTGCTTCAGAAAGAA gtagGTCTAGTGAGTGGCATCTCTCTGATCGTGGGGACTATGATTGGCTCAGGGATCTTCATTTCTCCTAAGGCTGTTCTGTTGTACACAGGGGCTGTGGGACCCTGCCTGCTCGTCTGGGCTGCCTGCGGGGTGCTGGCCACTCTGG GGGCGCTGTGCTATGCTGAGCTTGGCACCATGATCACCAAATCGGGGGGAGAGTATCCGTATCTAATGGAGGCGTTTGGCTCCATTTTAGCCTACCTGTACTCCTGGACCACTGTCATGGTGCTGAAGCCCTCCTCCTTCGCCATCATCACTCTCAGCTTTGCAGAATACGCCTCCACACCTTTCTACCCCGGCTGCACTCCTCCTGTTGTGGTTACCAagtgtctgtcagcagcagctaTAT TGTTGATCGTCATAGTCAACTGTTCCAGTGTCAAGCTGGCAAACTACGTccagatttttttcactgtaGCCAAACTTCTCATCATTCTTGTCATAGTGGGAGCTGGCATTGTTCTGTTGGCACAAG GAAACACAGAGACTCTGTCGAATGCCTTTGAGGGGTCATCAACTTCTGTTGGAGCAATTGGACTTGCCTTTTACAATGGCCTTTGGGCTTATGATGGATG GAATCAGCTGAATTTCATCACAGAGGAGCTGAAAGATCCATACAG GAACCTGCCACTGGCCATCCTCATCGGGATCCCTTTGGTGTCTGTGTGCTATGTGTTGGTCAACGTTGCTTACTTCACTGTTATGACGACCACTGAACTGCTGATGTCTCCAGCTGTTGCCGTG ACTTTTGGAGACAGAGTGCTTTACCCTGTGTCTTGGGTCATTCCTCTCTTTGTCGTCTTCTCCACATTTGGCTCTGCCAATGGGAGCTGCTTCACTGCTGGCAG ACTGACCTATGTGGCTGGCAGGGAGGGCCACATGGTGAAAATCTTGTCCTACATCAGTCTGAAGCGCTGCACCCCATCCCCTGCTCTCATATTCAAC GGAATTTTGGCTATTTTCTACATCATCCCAGCGGATATCAACACCCTCATTAACTACTTCAGCTTTGCCCAGTGGTTGTTCTATGGTCTGACGGCCCTGGCTCTCATCGTCATGCGCTTCACCAGGAAGGAGCTCCACAGACCAGTGAAG GTCCCGATCGTCGTAGCAGGCCTAATGGTGCTAGTGTCCTGCTACTTGGTCCTGGCCCCCATCATTGATAAGCCAGAGTTGGAGTACCTCTACTGCACCATCTTCATCCTCAGCGGACTCATCCTCTACTACCCTTTTGTCCACCGCAAGTTCAGCTGGACACGCACATTCATGA GGCCCATCACCATGCATCTCCAGCTGCTGATGGAAGTGGTTCCTCCTGAGAAAACAGAATGA